The proteins below are encoded in one region of Levilactobacillus namurensis:
- a CDS encoding teichoic acid glycosyl transferase, with the protein MSPILVKLKHWLHQRDTQYLAFYALVGTFIMAICTYTSPVFYFDYSPDNNAFFSVGKAIMHGKVLYKQIFEQKGPYIYLIHGLAYLVDHRSFVLIYVFEALTLIAAMFLTYRIAKLVLRNHLQALLVGLLSPALFLYHPYYDYGDTAEFYVIPLILSLIYLILMLKARHFNVSHWWLFAQGAFVGIEFLSKYTLLGSWIVFYLFVGVYLLRHRDWRHLGQLVGWSGAGFLVTTVPWLAYFALNHALGAFFYVYFFFNTHVYLTSSVSFVSNLIQSTSLLSQFFLSSVPFFVLGLVGTLALTFRSDILPDAFTKLLYLLTFLGSDILALYGYSSGNVFQYYQLAYFPFFVLPFIYFCKFIFDRQTIKSDNDTLVILTTMMASLFLVLGVNNNFTSSRLFPNNASVTTLTTKVPQEPAQTEFGRIMRANSSGKDLTLLNYGSIDMGFYTASGAVPNLYYFQNYNIPTKSDPTILNSQLQAIRQKKVEWVVFNTPEGKSPTNWRGVSYHPGQITGGNLNPGTARMAPVLYRNYRYVTKHTQSFESVNVTYWLFQRKSAE; encoded by the coding sequence GTGAGTCCTATCTTAGTAAAATTGAAGCACTGGCTTCACCAGCGAGACACCCAGTATTTGGCGTTCTACGCGCTGGTCGGAACCTTTATCATGGCCATCTGTACCTACACGTCACCGGTCTTCTATTTTGATTATTCGCCCGATAATAACGCGTTCTTTAGCGTGGGGAAGGCTATAATGCATGGTAAAGTCCTCTACAAACAGATTTTCGAACAAAAGGGGCCGTACATCTATCTGATCCACGGTCTGGCCTATCTAGTGGACCACCGGAGTTTTGTGTTGATCTACGTCTTCGAAGCGTTGACGTTGATTGCAGCGATGTTTCTGACCTACCGAATCGCCAAGCTGGTCTTGAGGAACCACTTACAGGCGCTGCTGGTGGGCTTGCTGTCGCCTGCCTTGTTCCTGTATCACCCGTATTACGATTACGGCGACACCGCCGAATTCTACGTGATTCCGCTGATTCTGTCGTTGATCTACCTGATCTTGATGCTCAAGGCACGGCATTTCAACGTCAGTCACTGGTGGTTATTCGCTCAAGGGGCCTTCGTGGGGATCGAGTTTCTCTCGAAGTACACGCTGTTGGGGTCCTGGATCGTCTTCTACCTGTTCGTGGGCGTCTACTTATTACGGCACCGAGACTGGCGGCACCTGGGCCAATTAGTGGGCTGGAGTGGCGCCGGCTTTCTGGTGACCACGGTACCTTGGCTGGCTTACTTTGCCCTCAACCACGCCCTGGGCGCCTTCTTCTACGTCTACTTCTTCTTCAACACACACGTCTACCTGACGTCGTCCGTCTCGTTCGTGTCGAACCTGATTCAGTCGACCAGCTTGTTGTCCCAGTTCTTCTTGTCCAGCGTACCGTTCTTTGTGTTGGGCTTGGTCGGGACCTTGGCGTTGACGTTTCGAAGCGACATCTTACCGGACGCCTTCACCAAGCTGCTGTACCTCTTGACGTTTCTGGGCAGTGATATCTTGGCCCTCTACGGCTACAGCAGTGGCAACGTCTTCCAGTACTATCAACTGGCTTACTTTCCGTTCTTCGTCCTGCCGTTCATCTACTTCTGCAAGTTCATCTTCGACCGGCAAACCATCAAGAGCGACAACGACACCCTGGTGATCCTGACCACCATGATGGCCAGCCTCTTCTTGGTCTTAGGGGTCAACAACAACTTCACCAGTTCGCGCCTGTTTCCCAACAACGCGTCGGTGACTACGCTGACCACTAAGGTCCCCCAGGAGCCTGCACAGACAGAGTTCGGGCGGATCATGCGGGCCAACAGCTCGGGCAAGGACCTGACCCTGTTGAACTATGGGTCGATCGACATGGGGTTCTATACGGCGTCGGGCGCGGTGCCTAACCTGTATTACTTCCAGAACTACAACATTCCGACCAAGAGTGACCCCACGATTCTAAATTCGCAACTGCAGGCGATTCGCCAGAAGAAAGTCGAGTGGGTGGTCTTCAACACGCCGGAAGGCAAGTCACCGACCAATTGGCGTGGCGTCTCGTACCATCCGGGACAGATTACGGGCGGTAACCTGAACCCGGGCACGGCCCGAATGGCACCAGTGTTGTACCGCAATTACCGGTACGTCACCAAGCACACCCAGAGTTTTGAGAGTGTCAACGTGACCTACTGGCTGTTCCAGCGGAAGTCCGCTGAGTAA
- a CDS encoding DUF951 domain-containing protein yields the protein MYDLGDVVEMKKPHPCGANRWEITRMGADIKIKCTNCGHVVMLSRREFEKKLKKVLVRKADAENSEKSE from the coding sequence ATGTACGACTTAGGCGATGTGGTGGAAATGAAGAAGCCCCATCCATGTGGGGCGAACCGCTGGGAAATCACCCGGATGGGTGCGGATATCAAGATCAAGTGTACCAATTGTGGGCACGTGGTCATGCTATCCCGGCGAGAATTTGAGAAGAAACTAAAGAAGGTACTGGTCCGCAAGGCCGATGCCGAAAATTCAGAAAAGAGTGAATAA
- the noc gene encoding nucleoid occlusion protein, which produces MPFSLFGNNRDKAQRSAHPVKQNVVMIPVAQIIANRFQPRQRFDATAITQLAQTIDEHGLLQPIVLRQYQPDHYEIIAGERRFRAVSQLKWAEVPAIVEDFDDDETASMALIENLQREELTAVEEATAYRQLMDLNHLTQAQLATGIGKSQGFVANKLRLLKLTKPVQDAILNRQISERHGRALLALSDAQQVTILHQVIDRQLTVKETEALIKAQKVEPKHRRKISRQGVNGDTRVAVNTIRQSVKMVTDAGLPLTTKEEETADHYRIIIDIPKES; this is translated from the coding sequence TTGCCATTTTCATTATTTGGGAATAATCGGGATAAGGCGCAACGCTCAGCCCATCCCGTGAAGCAAAACGTGGTGATGATTCCGGTCGCGCAGATTATCGCGAACCGGTTCCAGCCACGCCAGCGGTTCGACGCCACGGCAATTACCCAATTGGCCCAGACGATTGACGAGCACGGGTTATTACAACCCATCGTGTTACGACAGTACCAACCGGACCATTACGAGATCATCGCCGGGGAGCGGCGTTTTCGGGCCGTGTCCCAGCTAAAATGGGCGGAGGTTCCCGCCATTGTCGAAGACTTCGACGATGACGAGACGGCGTCGATGGCGCTGATCGAGAACCTCCAACGTGAGGAACTGACCGCGGTCGAAGAAGCCACGGCCTACCGGCAATTAATGGACCTGAACCACCTGACCCAGGCCCAATTGGCAACGGGCATCGGGAAGAGTCAGGGGTTCGTGGCCAATAAGTTGCGCCTGTTGAAGCTGACCAAGCCGGTCCAAGACGCCATCTTGAACCGCCAGATCAGCGAGCGTCACGGTCGAGCCTTACTGGCCTTATCCGACGCCCAGCAGGTCACGATTCTGCACCAGGTGATCGACCGGCAGCTGACGGTCAAGGAGACCGAAGCGCTGATCAAGGCGCAGAAGGTCGAACCCAAGCACCGCCGGAAGATCAGTCGGCAGGGCGTCAACGGCGACACCCGCGTGGCGGTCAATACGATTCGCCAGTCGGTCAAGATGGTGACCGACGCGGGCTTGCCACTGACCACGAAAGAAGAAGAGACGGCGGACCATTACCGCATCATCATTGACATTCCAAAAGAAAGCTAG
- a CDS encoding AAA family ATPase, producing the protein MGYIIALANQKGGVGKTTTGVNLGAALASMGKQILLVDTDAQGNATSGVGIQKASIEREIYDVLVNEIPIQDAILHTEHPGLDIVPATIQLLGAEIELTPMMARETRLKAALDEVRDQYDYILIDCPPSLGLLTINAFTAADSILIPVQSEYYALEGLTQLLNTVKLVQKHFNRDLKIEGVLLTLYDARTNLGKQVNEEVKKYFRNKVYATIIPRNVQLAEAPSHGMPIIDYAPKSKGAVVYTELAKEVLAAHGK; encoded by the coding sequence ATGGGCTATATCATCGCATTAGCCAATCAAAAGGGGGGCGTCGGTAAGACGACCACCGGCGTGAACCTGGGCGCGGCGTTAGCGAGCATGGGGAAGCAGATCCTGCTTGTCGATACGGATGCGCAAGGGAACGCGACCAGTGGGGTCGGCATCCAGAAGGCCTCCATTGAGCGGGAAATTTATGACGTACTGGTCAACGAAATTCCAATTCAGGATGCCATCTTGCATACCGAACATCCCGGATTAGACATCGTTCCGGCAACCATTCAGCTTTTGGGGGCCGAAATCGAACTGACCCCCATGATGGCTCGGGAGACCCGGTTGAAGGCCGCCCTAGACGAGGTCCGCGACCAGTACGATTACATCTTGATCGACTGTCCGCCATCGTTAGGCCTGCTGACCATCAACGCGTTCACCGCAGCGGATTCCATCCTGATTCCGGTGCAGAGTGAGTACTACGCGCTGGAAGGGCTGACCCAACTGTTGAACACGGTCAAGCTGGTCCAGAAGCACTTCAACCGCGACCTGAAGATCGAAGGGGTCCTCTTGACCCTCTACGATGCCCGGACCAACCTGGGCAAGCAGGTCAACGAAGAAGTGAAGAAGTATTTCAGAAACAAGGTCTACGCCACGATCATTCCGCGGAATGTGCAGTTGGCGGAAGCCCCAAGTCATGGGATGCCGATTATTGATTACGCGCCGAAGTCCAAGGGCGCTGTCGTGTACACTGAACTCGCAAAGGAAGTGCTAGCTGCCCATGGCAAGTAA
- the ychF gene encoding redox-regulated ATPase YchF: protein MSLTAGIVGLPNVGKSTLFNAITNAGAEMANYPFATIDPNVGMVEVPDKRLDRIQELIPAKKVVPTTFEFTDIAGIVKGASKGEGLGNQFLENIRQVDAIVHVVRAFDDDNITHVSGKIDPIEDIETINLELGLADLDAVNKRLAKVERAAKGSDKEAKAELAVLQKIKPVLEAGGAVRSLDFDEEEQKIVKGLFLLTSKPVLYVANIAEDDMADPEHSKYFKSIQDYAAKEGAEAIGVAAEAEEEIAELDDDEKADFLEAEGVEEPGLNRLIRASYHLLGLETFFTAGGKETRAWTYKTGTKAPQAAGIIHSDFERGFIRAEVMAFDDLDKYKTEAAVKEAGKLRVEGKDYVMQDGDIVEFRFNV from the coding sequence ATGTCATTAACTGCAGGAATCGTTGGGTTGCCCAACGTGGGGAAGTCAACGTTATTTAACGCGATTACCAATGCCGGGGCTGAAATGGCCAACTACCCGTTCGCGACGATCGATCCGAACGTGGGGATGGTGGAAGTTCCTGACAAGCGGCTGGACCGGATTCAAGAACTGATCCCCGCCAAGAAGGTCGTGCCAACGACCTTTGAATTTACCGATATCGCCGGGATTGTGAAGGGTGCCAGCAAGGGTGAAGGACTGGGGAACCAGTTCTTGGAAAACATCCGGCAAGTTGACGCCATCGTGCACGTGGTCCGGGCTTTCGATGACGACAACATCACCCACGTGTCCGGGAAGATCGACCCCATCGAAGATATCGAAACCATCAACTTGGAACTCGGCTTGGCCGACTTGGACGCCGTGAACAAGCGGTTAGCCAAGGTGGAACGCGCTGCCAAGGGGAGCGACAAGGAAGCCAAGGCGGAACTGGCCGTCTTACAAAAGATCAAGCCCGTCTTGGAAGCCGGTGGTGCGGTGCGTTCACTGGACTTCGACGAAGAGGAACAAAAGATCGTGAAGGGCCTGTTCCTGCTGACCAGCAAGCCGGTCTTGTACGTTGCGAACATTGCGGAAGATGACATGGCCGACCCTGAACACTCCAAGTATTTCAAGAGCATCCAGGACTACGCCGCCAAGGAAGGCGCCGAAGCCATTGGGGTCGCTGCGGAAGCCGAAGAAGAGATCGCCGAACTTGACGATGACGAAAAGGCGGACTTCTTGGAGGCCGAAGGGGTCGAAGAACCTGGTTTGAACCGGTTGATTCGGGCCTCCTACCACCTGTTAGGACTGGAAACGTTCTTCACGGCTGGTGGTAAGGAAACGCGGGCCTGGACTTACAAGACCGGGACTAAGGCGCCACAAGCTGCCGGGATCATTCACTCCGACTTCGAACGTGGATTCATCCGGGCCGAAGTAATGGCGTTTGACGATTTGGACAAGTACAAGACAGAAGCGGCCGTTAAGGAAGCCGGCAAGTTACGGGTCGAAGGTAAGGATTACGTGATGCAAGACGGTGACATTGTCGAATTCCGCTTCAACGTTTAG
- the rsmG gene encoding 16S rRNA (guanine(527)-N(7))-methyltransferase RsmG, with the protein MNPEAFKAALAEQGIDLTPTQMQQFATYYEFLVATNEHVNLTTITEESEVYLKHFYDSLTPAFYLPALRDQPLTLCDVGAGAGFPSLPLKIAFPQLQVTIVDSLNKRITFLNELAAKLDLTGVAFYHARAEEFGGKRAPHREAFDLVTARAVARMSVLSELCLPLTKVGGQFVALKAAKTADELAVSQQAIATLGGKLSADHDFALPVSNDPRHIVVIDKLKQTPKRYPRKAGTPNREPLEN; encoded by the coding sequence ATGAATCCAGAAGCCTTCAAGGCCGCGCTGGCTGAACAGGGAATCGACTTAACGCCGACCCAGATGCAGCAGTTTGCGACGTATTATGAATTTTTGGTGGCGACGAACGAACACGTCAACCTCACCACGATTACCGAAGAGTCCGAGGTCTATCTGAAACACTTCTACGACTCATTGACGCCCGCCTTCTATCTGCCGGCGTTGCGGGACCAACCGCTGACGCTGTGCGATGTGGGGGCTGGTGCCGGGTTCCCGTCGTTGCCCTTAAAAATCGCCTTTCCGCAGTTGCAAGTCACAATCGTGGATTCGCTGAACAAGCGCATCACGTTTTTGAATGAACTGGCGGCGAAGCTGGACCTGACCGGCGTGGCGTTTTACCATGCTCGGGCCGAGGAATTCGGCGGCAAGCGGGCCCCACACCGGGAAGCCTTTGACCTGGTCACGGCCCGGGCCGTGGCACGGATGTCCGTGTTGAGCGAGCTCTGCCTGCCACTGACCAAGGTCGGGGGCCAGTTCGTGGCGTTGAAGGCCGCGAAGACCGCCGATGAGTTAGCAGTTAGTCAGCAAGCCATTGCGACGCTGGGCGGCAAGCTCAGTGCCGACCACGACTTTGCGTTGCCGGTCTCGAACGACCCGCGGCACATCGTGGTCATCGATAAGCTTAAGCAGACGCCTAAGCGTTATCCGCGTAAAGCCGGCACACCCAACCGGGAGCCGTTAGAAAACTAA
- a CDS encoding pyrimidine-nucleoside phosphorylase, giving the protein MRMVDIIDKKRNGNELTSAEIQTFVDGVVSGKIPDYQISAFLMATYFQDMTDAERSALTMAMMKSGDHLDLSGIDGIKADKHSTGGVGDKTSIPLAPIVAALGIPVPMISGRGLGHTGGTLDKLEAIPGYTVEVAEQDFLKQVQDVKCAIVGATGNIAPADKKIYALRDVTDTVDSIPLIASSIMSKKIASGTDALVIDVKTGSGAFMKTLDDSRALAHALVEIGKGVGMDCMAIISDMNQPLGNAIGNALEIQESIDILKGEGPQDITDLVLTLGAHMVVMAKQADDLDTARAMCERTITDGSALAKFGDMIAAQGGDRQVIDHPEIMPQATYQIALPAKTSGVVSHVAADEMGIASMLLGGGRQKADDQLDYAVGIMMNKKIGDAVEAGEPLLTIYSNREDIDDIKDLLYQNITISNHADPVTLIHETIR; this is encoded by the coding sequence ATGCGAATGGTTGATATTATTGATAAGAAACGTAATGGTAACGAACTGACGTCTGCCGAAATTCAGACTTTCGTAGACGGCGTGGTGTCGGGGAAGATTCCGGACTACCAGATCAGTGCTTTTCTAATGGCCACTTACTTCCAGGACATGACGGACGCGGAACGTTCGGCGCTGACCATGGCCATGATGAAGTCGGGGGACCACCTGGACTTATCCGGAATTGACGGCATCAAGGCCGACAAACATTCGACCGGTGGCGTGGGCGACAAGACCAGTATTCCGTTGGCGCCCATCGTCGCTGCCTTAGGGATTCCGGTCCCCATGATCTCCGGGCGGGGACTCGGCCATACGGGTGGAACCTTGGATAAATTGGAAGCGATTCCAGGATACACCGTAGAAGTTGCTGAGCAGGACTTTTTAAAGCAAGTTCAGGACGTAAAATGTGCCATCGTCGGGGCAACGGGAAACATCGCCCCCGCCGACAAGAAAATCTACGCCTTACGGGATGTGACGGATACGGTCGACTCGATTCCGTTGATTGCCAGTTCAATCATGAGTAAGAAGATTGCGTCCGGGACTGACGCCTTGGTTATCGACGTCAAGACGGGTTCCGGGGCCTTCATGAAGACGCTCGATGATTCCCGGGCTTTAGCGCACGCCTTAGTGGAAATCGGTAAGGGCGTCGGGATGGATTGCATGGCCATCATCTCGGATATGAATCAGCCGTTAGGAAACGCCATTGGAAACGCCTTAGAGATTCAAGAATCCATTGACATCTTAAAGGGTGAAGGACCTCAAGACATCACTGATTTGGTGCTGACGCTAGGGGCCCACATGGTGGTGATGGCTAAGCAGGCTGACGACTTAGACACGGCCCGGGCCATGTGTGAACGGACCATCACCGATGGGTCCGCCCTGGCCAAGTTTGGAGACATGATTGCGGCTCAAGGCGGCGATCGACAGGTCATCGACCACCCTGAAATCATGCCGCAAGCGACCTATCAGATTGCGCTACCGGCGAAGACCAGTGGCGTCGTCAGTCACGTGGCCGCCGATGAGATGGGCATCGCGTCGATGCTCCTGGGTGGCGGTCGCCAGAAGGCGGATGACCAGCTGGACTACGCGGTCGGCATCATGATGAATAAAAAGATCGGGGATGCCGTGGAAGCCGGCGAGCCCTTGCTGACCATTTACAGCAACCGGGAAGACATCGACGACATCAAAGATCTGCTGTACCAAAACATCACAATCAGCAATCACGCGGACCCCGTCACGTTAATTCACGAAACCATTCGTTAA
- a CDS encoding DUF1129 domain-containing protein, which yields MSTENKQPRNAGVRQNRNSVAVNERSAFENLGLTKRNAEYMYRFNKALESTKLAPEKKAAAVQAMVDELVEGQKSGKTAKNLYGSVEDRVKFVVDGPQKEVVTFGGPNYWPNMIYNALTFFMIFNLMFGIMYLFSPKLMQTSSPVGITAILISAVVAGFILPIMPRLFDPKIKHKYNGWIRVTLVVLGFLVWMAMFYVAQLLPRAINPVLMPWPSIIVGLLSMAGMFWMRRRYPIRGGFFG from the coding sequence ATGAGTACAGAAAATAAGCAACCCCGGAACGCTGGGGTGCGGCAAAATCGTAATTCCGTCGCCGTTAACGAACGGTCGGCGTTTGAGAACCTAGGTCTGACCAAGCGGAACGCCGAGTACATGTACCGCTTCAACAAGGCCTTAGAGAGCACCAAGTTGGCGCCCGAGAAGAAGGCAGCGGCTGTGCAAGCCATGGTCGACGAACTGGTCGAGGGTCAGAAGTCCGGGAAGACGGCCAAGAACCTCTACGGTAGCGTCGAGGACCGCGTGAAGTTCGTGGTCGACGGTCCCCAGAAGGAAGTCGTCACCTTTGGCGGCCCCAACTACTGGCCGAACATGATCTACAACGCGTTGACGTTCTTCATGATCTTCAACCTGATGTTCGGGATCATGTACCTCTTCTCACCGAAGCTGATGCAGACCAGCAGTCCCGTCGGAATCACGGCAATCTTGATCAGTGCGGTGGTCGCCGGGTTCATTCTGCCGATCATGCCACGGTTATTCGACCCCAAGATCAAGCACAAGTACAACGGTTGGATTCGGGTGACCTTAGTGGTGCTAGGCTTCTTAGTCTGGATGGCGATGTTCTACGTGGCCCAACTCTTACCACGGGCGATCAACCCCGTCCTGATGCCATGGCCAAGTATTATCGTGGGCTTATTGTCCATGGCCGGCATGTTCTGGATGCGGCGGCGCTACCCGATTCGTGGGGGCTTCTTCGGTTAA
- a CDS encoding 6-pyruvoyl-tetrahydropterin synthase-related protein: MRTTVKKILKQYGWQLELLLFLVLSLLWVLPWATSGKLYTGDDLGFHLNRIQGLAQQLKLGGHWWQIPAVSTTAFSQWGYPINLFYPAVTLLPAAWLQALVPGLGGYYLYLILLTLATLVIAAAVAHKLLGNRALGILAAVLYTFAQYRFLDFFVRGALAEGVVFAFLPIVFYGVYCLAYGDDCQWYWLAVGMALVALTHVVSLLLCAVGVVLMASLWFLRREGLARRVIHLGYAAGFAIFLAATFLAPLAEQLKTMGKLGVQQYTLITSATDPGELLRNSLDNALSSAQINFGIIFILLTVLALVVWRKLLPLDRYCLIIAWVFIFLATKLFPWQLFQNLLGAIQFPWRFLALACFPLALVGARAISVACRMVTVPRQFLVVGIATVAVVGLSLSLNNQLYQQTTGANTKIVTAATYPAVASGDITTDYVSQKGQVSMAAVRTHSIPVMNTQTNGQQLADLQQQGRQTVANGFIYQITSEVPQTIKLPQIFYPGYHVTVNGRPQRPSLDANGVVHVKVPTGRSTISYRYQRTVVQRLAAQLSFWSWLFLLATPLWRRYGSGLQMRFRAYWQAHRK; encoded by the coding sequence ATGCGGACAACAGTTAAGAAAATTTTGAAACAGTATGGTTGGCAGCTCGAACTCCTCTTGTTCCTGGTGCTCAGCCTCTTATGGGTCCTCCCTTGGGCCACGTCGGGCAAGCTTTATACCGGTGACGACCTGGGCTTTCACCTGAACCGAATTCAGGGTTTGGCCCAGCAATTAAAGTTGGGGGGCCACTGGTGGCAGATTCCGGCCGTCTCCACCACCGCGTTTAGTCAATGGGGGTATCCCATCAACCTGTTCTATCCGGCCGTGACCCTGTTACCAGCGGCGTGGCTACAAGCCCTAGTTCCGGGATTGGGCGGGTACTACCTCTACCTGATTCTCCTGACCTTGGCAACGTTGGTCATTGCCGCGGCGGTCGCCCATAAGCTATTGGGAAACCGGGCCTTGGGCATCTTGGCCGCGGTTCTCTACACCTTTGCCCAGTACCGTTTTCTGGACTTCTTTGTCCGGGGCGCTCTGGCGGAAGGCGTGGTCTTCGCCTTTCTGCCCATCGTCTTCTACGGCGTCTACTGCCTGGCCTACGGGGACGATTGCCAGTGGTACTGGCTAGCCGTGGGGATGGCGTTGGTCGCGCTGACGCACGTGGTTTCCCTGCTCCTCTGTGCGGTCGGGGTGGTCCTGATGGCCAGTCTCTGGTTCCTCCGGCGAGAAGGCTTAGCGCGGCGAGTAATCCACTTGGGTTACGCCGCGGGATTCGCCATTTTCTTGGCGGCGACCTTTCTGGCGCCGTTAGCGGAACAGTTGAAAACCATGGGCAAACTGGGCGTGCAACAGTACACGTTGATCACCAGCGCAACGGACCCCGGCGAACTGCTCCGAAATTCGCTGGATAACGCCTTATCGTCGGCCCAGATTAACTTCGGGATTATCTTCATCCTGTTGACGGTCCTCGCGTTAGTGGTTTGGCGCAAGCTGTTACCGTTAGACCGGTATTGCCTGATCATCGCGTGGGTCTTCATTTTCCTGGCGACCAAGCTCTTTCCTTGGCAACTCTTCCAGAACTTACTGGGCGCCATCCAATTTCCTTGGCGCTTCCTGGCGCTAGCGTGCTTCCCGTTGGCGCTGGTGGGTGCCCGAGCCATCAGTGTGGCCTGTCGCATGGTCACGGTGCCCCGGCAGTTCCTGGTCGTGGGAATCGCTACGGTAGCCGTGGTGGGGTTGTCTTTGAGCCTAAACAATCAGCTCTATCAGCAGACCACTGGTGCGAACACCAAGATCGTCACGGCGGCGACCTATCCGGCGGTCGCGAGTGGGGACATCACCACGGACTACGTCTCCCAGAAGGGACAGGTCTCCATGGCGGCGGTCCGGACGCATTCAATCCCGGTGATGAACACTCAGACCAACGGCCAGCAATTAGCGGACCTGCAACAACAGGGCCGGCAGACCGTGGCTAACGGCTTTATCTACCAGATCACTAGTGAAGTCCCGCAGACCATTAAGCTCCCGCAGATCTTCTATCCGGGCTACCACGTCACGGTCAACGGCCGGCCCCAGCGGCCGTCCCTGGACGCTAACGGTGTGGTGCACGTGAAGGTTCCCACTGGGCGCAGTACCATTAGTTACCGCTACCAGCGGACGGTGGTTCAACGATTAGCTGCCCAGTTGTCGTTCTGGAGTTGGCTGTTCCTACTGGCGACCCCACTCTGGCGCCGCTACGGCAGCGGCCTACAGATGCGCTTCCGGGCGTACTGGCAGGCGCACCGAAAGTAG
- a CDS encoding ParB/RepB/Spo0J family partition protein — MASKKEKSLGRGIDALFAENGVDTGEETVVDLTLANIRPNPYQPRQKFDQKGLADLAASIKKTGVFQPIIVRQPNKQVERYEILAGERRYRASKLAEKTTIPAIVRDVTEEQMMEIAVLENLQREDLTPLEEAEAYDTLMTKLTLTQAQVSERLGKSRPYIANYLRLLGLPKVVKDMLQHNQLSMGQARTLLSLKDKSKLVALAKKAVTEGMTVRALEAEVGKLNGAAKKLAKKPAKKKSPFLRSTENQLQERFGTQVSINQSTHDDHQGRIEIEYLSTDDLNRILSLLDIHSD; from the coding sequence ATGGCAAGTAAGAAAGAGAAAAGTTTGGGGCGTGGAATCGACGCGCTGTTCGCTGAAAACGGAGTCGATACGGGTGAAGAGACCGTGGTCGACCTGACCCTGGCCAACATCCGCCCGAACCCCTACCAGCCCCGCCAAAAGTTTGATCAGAAGGGCCTTGCTGATTTAGCGGCCTCCATCAAGAAGACCGGCGTGTTCCAACCCATCATCGTCCGGCAGCCCAATAAGCAGGTCGAACGCTATGAGATTCTAGCAGGCGAACGGCGTTACCGGGCATCCAAGCTCGCGGAGAAGACCACGATTCCGGCCATTGTCCGTGACGTGACCGAAGAACAGATGATGGAAATCGCCGTGTTGGAGAACTTGCAACGTGAAGACCTGACCCCGCTGGAAGAAGCCGAAGCTTATGATACGCTGATGACCAAGCTGACCCTGACCCAAGCGCAGGTCTCCGAACGGCTGGGCAAGAGTCGGCCCTACATCGCCAACTACCTGCGCCTGTTGGGCCTGCCGAAAGTGGTCAAGGACATGCTGCAGCACAACCAGTTGTCGATGGGTCAAGCGCGGACGCTGCTGTCCTTGAAGGACAAGAGCAAGTTGGTCGCGTTGGCCAAGAAGGCCGTCACCGAGGGGATGACCGTCCGGGCACTGGAAGCCGAAGTGGGCAAGCTAAACGGCGCGGCCAAGAAGTTGGCCAAGAAGCCCGCCAAGAAGAAGTCCCCGTTCCTCCGCTCAACGGAAAACCAGTTGCAGGAACGGTTTGGGACGCAGGTCTCCATTAATCAGAGTACCCATGACGACCACCAAGGCCGTATCGAGATTGAGTACCTGTCGACCGATGATTTGAACCGCATTTTAAGTTTGTTAGACATCCACTCGGATTAA